A stretch of DNA from Diceros bicornis minor isolate mBicDic1 chromosome 41, mDicBic1.mat.cur, whole genome shotgun sequence:
CCTGGCAGCTGTGCCTGTCCTTTGGAAGCTATGCTGACAGAACCTGTCTGCATTTGCTTGCTGGCCACCGCTGCTTTACACAGGTATGCGCTGGCTCTGGTTGGGGGGTCCCTTGCTCTGGCTAACCTGCTGAGCTGATGCACCAGGCAGGGGGGTGGGGCGCTTTCTTTTGTGTGCATAATCCTGGGGGTACTCCCGCTCTGCCCTCACTGTCTACCCTCCTGGGCTGCTCAGCTTGGTGAATATGCCCTTGCCATTGCTTAGCTTCCTTGGTGTGGAGCTTTCCTACAGGCTGGGAGGCAGTTCCAGGAGTGAAGGTGTTCCTGCAGAGGGctgcccgccccccaccccgaGCCGCTCAGTACTGTGCCCTAGGTTGCTGCCATttgtggagggagaggagatccccttaCCTGCTTCCACTGCCTTCCGGGggctccagcacctccaccttcagacatatggctgcATGGGTGTCTCAGATGTctgttgtgttgtgtgaatgtcctcagTTGGTTTATGAGTGTCCTTTTCATTGTCTCTTATGGGGGAGAGTCTaaaggaagagctcactctgcaacgatgctgatgtcactcccagatttttatcatttatgttGTTCTTCCTGCATTCCTGATGTTCTGAGTTTCCCTCTGGtatcatttctcttttgtttgaagaacttcctttaacatttcttctaggggcccacctggtggcgcaagcggttaagtgcacgcgctccgcttcggcatcctggggttcgcaggtttggatcccgggcactaccaacgcactgcttggtaagccatgctgtggtggcgtcccatataaagtagaggaagatgggcacggatgttagctcagggcctcttcctcaagagaaaaggGGAGTATTGGCATCGGatgattagctcagggctagtcctcctcacaaaaaaaaaacaaaaagaaagaaaaaaaccatttCTTTTAGAACAGGTGCTTTGGTTGTGAATTCTCTTAGTTtatcttcatctgagaatgtctttatttcactttcattcctgaagggtatttttgctggatatagactTCTTGGACCACAATTCTTTCATTTCAACGCCTTAAAAATGTGGtaccacttccttctggccttcaCGATTTCTGGTGAGAAATCCACAGTCTTTCAAAGAGTTGTTCCCCTACATTCTTCCTCAGCTGACTTTAGGATTTTTcttggtctttagttttcagaagtttcgTTATGATGTGTGTGGGTTTGgcgagtttttgttgttgtttattttgatTGTGGTTCACGGCACTTCTTGAATTTATAAGTTTCTGTCTTTTCTCAAACTATTGTTAGGTTTACTGACTCGCTCTTCTGTGGTTTCCATTCTGTTATTAAGCCTTTCCAGTGGGTTTAAATTTtggttattttacttttcagttgtaaaatttccattttgttcccCTTTATATCTTGTTTCTTGACTGATACTttctatctttccattcattttaaGAATGTTCACCAGTACTTTTTGAAGCATGGTTATGATAGCTGCTGTCAAGTCtttatctgataattccaatatttaTGTCATCTCAGAGTGGGCAtctgttgtctttttttcttacatgTTGAGATTTCCCTGGTTTTCTTACACTGGGTAATTTTGGGTTGTATCCTGGATATTTTTTTTCATCATCTAACAAATTTTTATTAACTATATTACATAGGTACATTCCAGTTGTCAGGATAGAAAGATAAAACAGAGAGTTCCTGCTGTCATGAAGTTTACAGTTACAGTCTAGGAAAGGCCCAGACAAACCATTACAGTAGAATCAATCAGGACTCTCAAAGAAACATGAACTAAGAAGGATGGCAGTGCCAGAGAAGTGGATAAGTCAGAGAAGCACAGGCTTGGGAGAAGTGACATAAGGACTGAAATATGAGAGCTGAGTAGTGAGTAGCCAGGCAGGGGCAAGAAGGGGAAAAGAGAGTAGCATGGAAGGTGGAGAGTAGACTGCTTGCTTCCTGGGACCTGATAcaaagcttttttgtttttgtgagaacatttaagttctactctcttagcaaatttcaattatacaatacttTGGTGGATTGTATACAGTGCTatcaactataatcaccatgttttacattagatcctcagaccaaattcatcttatagctgaaagtttgtaccattttaccaacctctcccgaTTTCCCCAacaccccagctcctggcaaccatttttctactctctgtctctaagagtttgacttttaaaaatattccacatgtaagtgataccacccagtatttgtgtttctctgtctggcttatttcacttagcgtaatgcccttgaagtccatccatgttgttgcaaatggcaggatgtcctcctttctcgtggctgaataatattctgttatgtatatatataccacatcttcttgatctattcatctgttgatgggcacttaggttgtttccatatcttggctattgtgaataatgcttcagtaAAAACGGGAGTGCATACATATATCTCTTagaaatcctgttttcatttcctttgtgtatatacccagaagtgggattgatggatcatatggtaggtatattttcaaatttttgaggaactttcatattgttttccatagtggttgaaccaatttacattcccaccagcagtgtatagggttctcttttctccacatcctcaccagctctTGTTATCTCTTATCATCTTGATGATAGCCTTTCTCACAGGTATAAGGtgttattgtgattttgatttgtattttcatgATGATTGGTGATGCtaaacaccttttcatgtacctgttggccatttgtatgtcttctttggaaagtgtctattcagattctttgcctgttttttaatattttattattattattattattattattattattattattttagtgaggaagattagccctgagctaacatctgctgccaatcctcctctttttgctgagcccATTTTCCTCCATCTTGTTTTAATATGTGGGAcgccttccacagcatggcttgataagcggtgtgtaggtccacacccgggatgtgaacctgcgaaccccaggtcaccgagtgtgcaaacttaaccactatgccactgtgctggcccctcctctgcctgtttttaattgatatgtttatttttttgcagttgagttatatgaattctttatgtattttggatattaaccccttatcagatatgtggtttgcaaatattttctctgattcagtaggctgccttttcattttgtttatggtttcctttgctgtgtggaagttttttagtttgacatagtcccacttgtttatttttgtttttgttgcctttgcttttgatgtgaaatccaaaaaaatcattgcaaagaccagtgtcaaggagcttaccctctatgttttcttctggaagttttatggtgttaggtcttatgttcaagtctttaatccattttgaattgatttttgtgtgtggtataagcCCAGGAGGCTGGGGAACCTTAAGCACCTACCAGGACTTCCTTCCCTACAGTCAGGATTGAATTACAGGTTTCCAGACACACTTgattgctcaacatcattagttattagggaaatgcaaatgaaaaccacaatgagatatttcaCACCACTAGGgtggttataataaaaaagacaaacaataacaagtattggcgattatatgaagaaattggaaccctcacatattgctgatgggaatgtacaatggtgcagctgctttggaaaacagactgGGTGTTCCTCAAAACGttgaacatagagttaccatataaagcaattccactcttaggtgtatatacccaagagaaatgaaaacatatgtcccaCACAAAAACTCGTACACagctgttcatagcagcattaatcataatagccaaaaagtgagaaTAACCGGAATGTAAGTCAActgataaatgtataaataaaatgtgatccatccatacaagggaatattattcagccataagaaggaatgaagtcctgacacatgctacaacatggatgaacctttgaaaacattatgctaagtaagtGAAAGAAGggagacacaaaagaccacatgttgtatgataCTCTTTATActgaatgtccagaataggcaaatctatagggatagaaagtagattagtggttgcctaaggctgggggcagagggggGTAGTATAGGGAGGTTGAAAGATGATGGCTAAAgtgtacagagtttcttttgggggtaatgaaaatgttctaaaattgtgatgatggttgcacaactctgtgaatatactaaaaaccattgaattgtgcactttaaatgggtgaattgcatagtatgtgaattatatctcaataaagcagttaaaaaaacagtaaaaggTACTAATATATGTAGCTTAGAAGGAAAagaatataccatgcaaacactaatcaaaataaatctggagtggctatattaatatcagacaaagtagatttcagagcaagaaAAACTATCAGGAATAACAGTATATTATATAATGATGATACTAAGAAGGCATAACAATCCTACAACAGAGTTTTAAAATACGTGAAGCATAACCTAATATTattgaaaggagaaacagacacatCTACAATTATAGTTTGAGACTTCAGGACTCCTCTCTCAGTAACCagtagaacaagtagacagaaaataagaaagaatataGAAGAACTGAACAACAATGTCCACCAACtatatataattgacatttataaaactTTCCACCTaacagagtacacattcttctcaggtacacatggaacattcaccaagatagacaatGTCCTGGATCTACAACAGATCTTGATGAATTTTAAAGActataatggaattaaattagaaatcaataatagaaagattaACAGGAAAATCTTCCAACACTGGAAATTGAACCCAACACtgttctaaataatccatgggtcaaagaggaagtctcaaggggaatcagaaaatattttgaatgaaaaggaaaatacaaaatatcaaaattgtgggaggcagctaaagcagtgctcagagggaaatttagagTATTATATGcttaaattagaaaagaagacaggtcaacaatctaagcttccactacaagcagaagaaaggaaataataaagataaaagcagaaatcaatgaaattaacaacagagagggaaaaaaatcaatgaaaacaaaaagctagttgtttgaaaagatcaatataaTTATTAAGCCTCTAgccagatgagagagagagagagggaatgatTGACTGATTTgatattaccaatatcaggaatgaaaggaaGGACATTGTTACAGACAACAGACGTTAAAAGGATAACAAGAGAATATGATACTACGAACAACTCTACATACATAAATTCAgtaacttagataaaatggaccaattctttgaatgtcacaaactaccaaaactcatccAAGAGAACTAGGTAATCTGAATAGtcctgtatctattaaagaaattgaattcataggTTAAAAACTTTCGAAAAGAACTCTCCAGGCCCAGAagttttcactggtgaattctatcaaacatttaaagaagaaataataattctacgcaatctcttccagaaaacaaaagaggagggaGCACTTGCCAACAAAATCTATCAAGTCACCAatacctgataccaaaaccagatacagtacaggaaaagaaacctcgagaccaatatccttcatgaacatagacaaaaaaatcatccacaaaatactagcaaatcaaacctagtaacatataaaaaagaataatacaccaAGACCAaatggatttattccaggaatggaaACCTGGTTCAATATTCCAAAAACCAACCAATGTTAACAGCTAAAGAGGAAAATTAACATGATGATATcacttgatgcagaaaaagcatctgacaaaactcaacacccattcattgtaaaaactctcagaaaactaggaataaaaatgaactgccttaatctgataaagggcaCCTACGGAAACCCTACATCTAacatcatccttaatggtgaaacATTGAaacctaagattaggaacaaagcAAAGatatccactctcaccacttttatgcaacatagtactggaaaccCTTGCCAGTGCAATatggcaaaaaaaagagaaataacaggcattcagattggaaaaggagaaatgaaatttTTCCTATTCACAGACATGATTGTTTATGTAGACAGTTGAATGAaatccaccaaaaatcttttaaaactaaaagtgAGATTTGTAAGgtttcaggatacaagatcaacacatgAAAATCAATTGATTTCTATGTGCTAGCAATGAACAACTGGAAACTGAAACAAAATTTTGTAATAGCtccaagagaatgaaataatttgatataaatttaacaaaacgtGCTGGGTCTGTATGttgaaaaactacaaaacactaatgaaagaaatcaaagaagaccaaaataaatggagagacatactgtgTTCATGAATTGAAAGATTCATTATAGTTAAGATGTTAGTTTCCCCAAATtgttctatagattcaatgcaattccaatcaaaatcccaaaagATTATTTTGTAGATACAAACAAGCTGcctcaaaaatttaaatggaaagtcAAAGGaaatagaatagccaaaacaatttaaaaaagaacaaagttagaggacttacactacctgatATTAAGCATTACTTTAAAATTCAAGTTAATCAAGTTAAAATAGTCTTTTTGAAGGGACAGACAtagagataaatggaacagaatagagcccagaagtagcaccacacacaaaaaaaacctaactgatttttaacaaaggtTCAAGGGCAATTCAGTAGAGAAAGGATAGTGTTTCCAAccaatggtgctagaacaattggGCATTCATGTGCAAATAAATGAACCTCAACCTAAACCCCCCACtttcaacaaaaattaactcaaaatgaatcataaatctaaatgtaaactgtaaaactatagaagaaaacagagaaaatgttTGTAACTTGGGGCCAGAGACATGACCCAAAAGCGTGAGAAAAAAACCTGGTAAATTGATAAACTGGTAaactagacttcatcaaaattaaaaacatatgctctgaaaaatacactggtaagagaatgaaaagataatctatacactgggagaaaatatttacaaatcacataaCTAGCAAAGGACTTATGcacaaaatacatgaagaactttcaaaattcaacagtaagaagacaattcaatttttttttaaaggggcaAAAAACTTGAACAAACACTCCACCAgagaatatacagatggcaagtaagctgATGAAAAATGCTTGACATTGTAGACATtagaggaatgcaaattaaagccacagtgAGCTCCTGCTGCATACCTACTAGAGCAGTTAGACAAACAGTggaaataccaagtgctggcaaggatacaGAGCGCCAGGCTCCTGGAAAATGTTAACATACACGTGTGGCTCACACTGCTGGAGGACTGCAAGATGATATATGCACTCTGGAAGACAATTGGCActttcttgtaaagttaaacaCATACTTACCATGTAATCCAGTAATCCTGTCTTATTTACCCAAGAGAGATGAAaacctatgttcacacaaaaacctgtatatgTCCCTCTATAGCTGGTCTGTTCAACAACCcaacaactcaaatgttcttcagcAGGTGGTGAAGAAACTGGACTGTCCGCGGCCTGGAATGCTGTCTGCAGTAAGAAATACACAGCAATGCAACATGCAGTAAGACAGCAGACTAGCAGCAGCCTGGGTGGCTCTCACAGGCAGTCTGCTGAGTGAGGGAGGCCAGGCTCAAAAGCTTACATGTAGTCTGGTTCCACTTGtgtgacattctggagaaggcaaaagcATAGGGACGGAGAACAACCAGATGAGTGGGTTATGGGTCGGGGAGTATGTGACCACAGTGGGACAGCATGAGGGGCTATCCTGATTTTGGTGGAGGTGAATGGGTCTACACATGTGTAAAAACTCATAAAACTGTACACCAAGAGTCAATTTTACCacgttaattttaaaaatattttttaatgtggtgagtggtcagggaagacccCACTTGACAAAGAGACTTTTGAGTAGTAtcggggaagaaggagaatctccctctgccctttcccttaaagttcttatggctgcccaaataattaaaacacaggttagcaggagaaaataataccaagtttaataacatgtatacatgggagaaaccagggaaactgagtttctcaacacaatagcagcggttctcttaaataccatcttcattcagctaaagacaaaggaggacgttgggggtgggaggtttgggatttcagaggggaagaagacaattcacatggagagggaaatgtaaatgtttgtcagacaattctttgcagggccacctatagagattgtggtggagagacagaaatcacagtaatcaagagtatgtagatttaagtcctctccttccgtactgataagagtttccagagataaggtcatcccctccttctcaggacacagagggagatacctttaaaaatgtaaatatttgggggccggcccggtggcgcaagcggttaagtgcgcgcgctccgctgcggcggcccggggttcgctggttcggatcccgggcgcgcaccgacgcactgcttggtaagccatgctgtggcggcgtcccatataaagtggaggaagataggcacagatgttagcccagggccgtcttcctcagcaaaaaaagaggaggattggcggatgttagctcagggctgatctcctcacaaaaaaaaaaaaatgtaaatatttggtaaacagaactttgaaaagaatgggcttagcaaggaccctgccagtctgtctatacccagagttaaattcttctaggcagttagtgggggaggtcaaatgtccatcagagaaaataatcaaggtaaagagacatatttcagggtggccaagttttgatctcccacagtaggaAGAGTAATTTCAAGTGGGTGGTCTGGCGGGGGCAAAGGCCTGAGGTTGGAGCGTGCCTGGGGATTTGAGGAAGAGAGGACACCAAGTAGCCAGCCACCCCCGGTGAGAGGGTGAGCCACCCACTGGCTATGTGAGTATCTGGGGCGGTTCGGTTGGGAAAGCAGCAAGGCAGGAACGCACCTCGTTCGCTCACAGAGCAGCAGGGACAAGTGGGGCCTGAGAGAGGGAACATGCAGGAGAGGAggctggtgtggggggcagaaaTGCTAGGGCCCTGGGGCCACTGTGAGGACTTTGGATTTACTGAGTGAGGTGGGGAACCGCTGGAGGGCTTCGAGCAAGGAGTGACACACATAACCTATTTTAAAAGACTGAGAACAGACCTTAAGAGGGCAAAGGTAGAGAGGGTAGGCCTGGTTGGGGTGGTGACGGGCTGGCTGACCCAGGCAGGAGGCTGGTGAGCGTTGCAAGTTCTCTTCCTCCCAACTCCCTACCCCGGGCCCTCTCCCCCTCCAGATGGCAGCAGCACACCCTTTAGCGTCCCCACTGTAGACTCCTAGTTGGCAAGAGCCTCCAGCCAACCCCTCTGGGCTCCAAGGCCCCAGGCTGGAAGCTGCCACTCAGGCATTGTGCAAAGCACTTGCCATACACCACTCAGGCTCTACAGCAATCCTGTGAAAAAGGCCCCATTTAGGTCCCCAATGTACAGGGGAGGAGCTTGAGGCCtctggcccagggtcacacagcctccCACAGCTGATGGGGGGCCACGCGTCCAGGCAGGACTGACCTCTGGGCAGAACCAGGCACCATGCTCCCCAGACACCCCCACCAGCAGCACATTCAGAAAATAGAGCCTGGTTCGTCCCATGTGCTCATTTTATTACATCTTTGACTGGGTGTGGGTGAGGGAGTGGTGGTCCACACAGGTGGGGCTCCCACTTGGGAGGGGTGAGGACTTGGGGCAGCAGCGCATCTTCTGTCTGCAGATATTCAGTGGCCGAGGGCATCCATACGGTCTGCCTTGCAAAGCAGCCCCGTGTTTCCAGAGTGAAAGTGGGGCCAGCGGATAGGATCAGGCATTTCTCTGCTCTGGGGGAAGGTACTCAAGGCTCAGATGTCTGAAGATGTCTTCCTCTGAAGCCGCATGGAAAAACGTCTTCTACAAGGCGAGTAGGAGCCTTAGTGCCTGGGAGCCATGCCCACCACCATGGTGGCTTCCCTGAGAGAGGCATGGGGAGGAGCTGGAAGGGCAGGCAGAGCCTAGCCCCAGGGTGAGGTGCGACTCGAGGGCCCTGTGGGTTCCAGGCTGGACCCCAGCAACACACCTGCTCTGGATCAAACAGCCCATGGCTGCTCAGCCGCAGCCCCCTCTCCTTCCAGCTGAAGCGGCGCAGCTCCCGCTCGAAATGCTGGGGGAGAAGCGACTGCGTCAGCAGGGCCACTGGCCCCagaccctggggccagccccagcagcccACTCCCTACCTTGGAGCCAGTCCAGCCAAGCAGGGCAAAGGGGAACTGGCTGATGGGGGCAACCACCAGGTCCACCCGCACAGCCTTCCAGGCGGGGCAGGGCCACCGGGGCCCCCCCACAGCAGCCCCTGGGGGTTGCGGTAGGCGGAAAATGCAGAAACTCCTCTCAAAGGCATCCATCGTGTGGCTCTGCTGGGTCAGGTGGCTGGGGTCTTCACGGCGGCTGTACTGGTGGTACAGGACAAGGCCCTAGGGGGAGAGCAGGCGTGGCCTGGCACCGGCACGTGGGGCTGGGAGAGCAGGAGCTGGGTTCctagcagctgtcttgaaggggAGCGGGAAGCCCCTCACCTGCTTTTTCAGGCAGCACATCACTCTGGGCAGCAGCCCCGCCTCCCGGCCCTCCTGGGGGTGGGTGATGAGGAAGTCCACGTCGTGGCCCTGCAACTTCCCCCTGAGGGGGCCAGTCTGACTCCTGGGCCCATGTTCTCCCGAGGCCCTTCAGTGAGGGAAGGCCCACCTCTGCATCCCCAGCTCAGGTGCCTTCACTGGGGAGGGCTTGGAGCCAAGCCAGAGGGCACATCAGGCCCCCTTACCTCCGGAAGCCGCCGGCCAGCGTGACAGTGGCCCCAGGAAGGGCCTGCCCCACAGCTGCCTCCACCACCTGCTGCAGGGCCTCCACGTCGGGCCTTTGGACCAGGGCGCCCAGGTCCTGGTGGTGCTGGAGTCCTGTGGGCAGCATAGCTCTCCTgaccctccccaccctgccctctcTATCCATCTCTCCACGATCCCCACCTCCCTTTTAAAtactaaacttttattttgagataatcatAGATTCACATACAGTTGAAAGAAATAACAGAGGTCCCCTACTCC
This window harbors:
- the POLM gene encoding DNA-directed DNA/RNA polymerase mu isoform X6, whose protein sequence is MEQTSAEEAICWQERMAMAPPPGCTHPALLDISWFTESMAAGQPVPVECRHRLEVAVPRKGLPSPVWMLPYACQRPTPLTHHNTSLSEALETLAEAAGFEGSEGRFLAFCRAASVLKALPSPITALSQLQALPHFGEHSCRVVQELLEHGVCEEVETVRLSERYQTMKLFTQIFGVGVKTADRWYREGLRTLEDLQEQPQRLTQQQKAGLQHHQDLGALVQRPDVEALQQVVEAAVGQALPGATVTLAGGFRRASGEHGPRSQTGPLRGKLQGHDVDFLITHPQEGREAGLLPRVMCCLKKQGLVLYHQYSRREDPSHLTQQSHTMDAFERSFCIFRLPQPPGAAVGGPRWPCPAWKAVRVDLVVAPISQFPFALLGWTGSKHFERELRRFSWKERGLRLSSHGLFDPEQVCCWGPAWNPQGPRVAPHPGARLCLPFQLLPMPLSGKPPWWWAWLPGTKAPTRLVEDVFPCGFRGRHLQTSEP
- the POLM gene encoding DNA-directed DNA/RNA polymerase mu isoform X1; the protein is MLPRRRRARVGSPGAAAPSAARFPGVAIYLAEPRMGRSRRAFLTRLALSKGFCVLDAYSPEVTHVVMEQTSAEEAICWQERMAMAPPPGCTHPALLDISWFTESMAAGQPVPVECRHRLEVAVPRKGLPSPVWMLPYACQRPTPLTHHNTSLSEALETLAEAAGFEGSEGRFLAFCRAASVLKALPSPITALSQLQALPHFGEHSCRVVQELLEHGVCEEVETVRLSERYQTMKLFTQIFGVGVKTADRWYREGLRTLEDLQEQPQRLTQQQKAGLQHHQDLGALVQRPDVEALQQVVEAAVGQALPGATVTLAGGFRRASGEHGPRSQTGPLRGKLQGHDVDFLITHPQEGREAGLLPRVMCCLKKQGLVLYHQYSRREDPSHLTQQSHTMDAFERSFCIFRLPQPPGAAVGGPRWPCPAWKAVRVDLVVAPISQFPFALLGWTGSKHFERELRRFSWKERGLRLSSHGLFDPEQVCCWGPAWNPQGPRVAPHPGARLCLPFQLLPMPLSGKPPWWWAWLPGTKAPTRLVEDVFPCGFRGRHLQTSEP